One Caldilineales bacterium genomic region harbors:
- a CDS encoding rod shape-determining protein, whose protein sequence is MFSLDIGIDLGTANTLVNVRGKGVVINEPSVVAIETRSKKVLAIGSEAKEMVGRTPANIVAIRPLRDGVISDFDVTEKMLEYFISKVHDKVFMIVPRPRVVVGLPSGVTEVEKRAVFDATMNAGAREAYLIEEPIAAALGASLDVTGAKGSMIVDIGGGTTEVAVISLGGIVVSRSVRVAGDEMDEDIINYAKQKYNLLIGERMAESAKIAAGSAYPQAEEILFPLRGRNLITGLPEEVEVSSVEIREALGNSVNVIVDTVKSALDDTPPELVADLMADGIALAGGGALLRGLAERLSDETRMKVYVANDPMSCVAKGAEAVLERLEVLRKVLATMDRGSTLH, encoded by the coding sequence CTGTTCTCACTCGACATCGGCATCGACCTGGGCACCGCCAACACGCTTGTCAACGTGCGCGGCAAGGGCGTCGTCATCAACGAACCATCGGTCGTCGCCATCGAAACCCGCAGCAAGAAAGTCCTCGCCATCGGCAGCGAAGCCAAAGAAATGGTGGGGCGCACCCCGGCCAACATCGTCGCCATCCGCCCCCTGCGCGATGGCGTCATCTCCGACTTCGACGTGACCGAGAAGATGCTGGAGTATTTCATCAGCAAGGTGCACGACAAAGTCTTCATGATCGTCCCCCGGCCGCGCGTGGTCGTCGGCCTGCCATCGGGCGTGACCGAAGTGGAAAAGCGCGCCGTCTTCGACGCCACCATGAATGCCGGCGCCCGTGAGGCCTATCTGATCGAAGAGCCGATAGCCGCCGCCCTGGGCGCCTCGCTCGATGTCACCGGCGCCAAGGGCAGCATGATCGTCGACATCGGCGGCGGCACCACCGAGGTGGCCGTCATCTCGTTGGGCGGCATCGTCGTCTCGCGTTCGGTGCGCGTGGCCGGCGACGAGATGGACGAAGACATCATCAACTACGCCAAGCAGAAATACAACCTGCTCATCGGCGAGCGCATGGCCGAATCGGCCAAGATCGCCGCCGGCTCGGCCTATCCCCAGGCCGAGGAGATCCTCTTCCCCCTGCGCGGGCGCAACCTCATCACCGGCCTGCCCGAAGAAGTCGAGGTCAGCTCGGTCGAGATCCGCGAGGCGCTGGGCAACTCGGTCAACGTCATCGTCGACACGGTCAAGAGCGCCCTCGACGACACGCCGCCCGAACTGGTGGCCGACCTCATGGCCGACGGCATCGCCCTGGCTGGGGGCGGGGCGCTTTTGCGCGGGCTGGCCGAGCGTCTGAGTGACGAGACCCGGATGAAGGTCTACGTGGCCAACGACCCCATGAGTTGTGTGGCCAAAGGCGCCGAGGCC